A region of Lycium barbarum isolate Lr01 chromosome 3, ASM1917538v2, whole genome shotgun sequence DNA encodes the following proteins:
- the LOC132630724 gene encoding uncharacterized protein LOC132630724, translated as MVNHGDRLLILETTVNRLPPMTERVEDLDRRMRQAEQDIVNITTDTDAAAQTTAVQRDEDLAHRTREADRMTAMQVTIDHLTNQLNVVNAALQGLLQGGGNPIGGAANIAAAPQKLKIPEPKPYQGARNAKVENFTFDIEQYFDAVGELEEPKKVATAAMYLQGDAKLWWRVKYEAIKAGEDALETWEELKAAIRLQFFPENVEYNARRKLQELRQTKSVRDYVREFSALMLNIRDMGDKDKLFTFMEGLKPYARMEIQRQRVDSLPKAIQAAECLSDYQVDARKDRPQPPARGGFKGGQSYNAGPSRSGGDRSVTKSKGSSSGSNSAASHNNDQGRKPPSGCRHCGGPHWNNECPQAQMNAHQILDDGTNDDEDDADQTEPIGAFNALVCSISNAVEGTSAGLCKKKDPSSTAKKGKTKAGNGPPPREEKTLMFVDLRVNGKPIKAMIDTGATHNYLATTEVERLGLVVGKGKGRVKAINSPPQLVGGIAKGVPVKMGPYEGKFDLWVVIIDDFDLIVGLEFMRQTNIIPIPYADVLLMMGANGAKPCIVPCTTIKMASRDISALQLKKGVQRQEPTFLATLCIEEIERSSGPIPMPVKELMKEFEDVMPQDMPK; from the coding sequence ATGGTGAACCATGGAGACCGCCTCTTGATTTTGGAAACGACGGTCAACAGACTTCCACCCATGACTGAAAGAGTGGAGGACCTGGACCGCAGGATGCGACAGGCTGAACAAGACATTGTAAATATTACTACTGACACTGATGCAGCCGCACAGACGACTGCCGTACAAAGAGATGAGGACCTGGCCCATAGGACTCGGGAGGCAGATAGAATGACTGCCATGCAAGTAACCATCGACCACTTGACTAATCAGCTCAATGTTGTCAACGCTGCCTTACAGGGCCTACTCCAAGGAGGGGGCAATCCTATTGGGGGCGCGGCAAACATTGCCGCGGCGCCCCAGAAACTCAAGATTCCTGAACCAAAGCCCTATCAGGGTGCTCGAAACGCCAAAGTGGAAAATTTCACCTTTGACATCGAGCAGTACTTCGACGCTGTGGGAGAACTGGAGGAGCCCAAGAAGGTAGCAACTGCTGCCATGTATTTACAAGGCGACGCCAAACTCTGGTGGCGTGTGAAATATGAAGCTATCAAGGCAGGTGAGGATGCTCTTGAGACATGGGAAGAACTAAAAGCAGCCATTCGTTTACAGTTCTTCCCCGAGAACGTCGAGTATAATGCACGGAGGAAACTTCAGGAACTCAGGCAAACGAAGTCAGTCCGAGATTATGTCCGCGAGTTCTCTGCACTCATGCTGAACATAAGGGACATGGGCGACAAGGACAAGCTTTTCACGTTCATGGAAGGTTTGAAACCCTATGCCCGCATGGAAATACAAAGACAAAGGGTGGATTCCTTGCCCAAAGCTATCCAAGCTGCGGAATGCCTCAGTGACTACCAAGTGGATGCTCGAAAGGATAGACCTCAACCACCAGCCCGTGGGGGATTCAAAGGGGGCCAATCCTACAATGCTGGTCCCAGCCGAAGTGGGGGAGATCGTAGTGTGACCAAATCTAAAGGTTCCTCCTCAGGCAGCAATAGTGCTGCATCTCATAATAATGATCAGGGGCGGAAGCCCCCCTCAGGATGTCGTCATTGCGGCGGACCACATTGGAACAATGAATGCCCACAGGCACAGATGAACGCCCATCAAATTCTGGATGATGGGACGAACGATGATGAGGATGATGCGGATCAAACAGAACCAATAGGTGCCTTCAATGCACTTGTTTGTTCCATTTCCAACGCTGTAGAGGGCACCAGTGCCGGCCTATGCAAAAAGAAAGACCCAAGCTCGACTGCCAAGAAGGGAAAGACAAAGGCAGGCAACGGGCCTCCTCCAAGAGAGGAGAAGACCCTGATGTTTGTCGACTTGAGAGTAAATGGCAAACCTATTAAGGCCATGATAGACACAGGTGCTACGCACAACTATCTGGCCACCACAGAAGTAGAACGTCTTGGCCTAGTTGTTGGAAAGGGTAAAGGCCGTGTCAAAGCTATCAACTCACCGCCCCAATTGGTGGGTGGGATAGCCAAAGGAGTGCCGGTAAAGATGGGTCCTTATGAAGGCAAGTTCGACTTGTGGGTAGTGATCATTGATGACTTCGACTTGATAGTGGGGTTGGAATTCATGAGACAAACTAACATCATTCCCATACCCTACGCGGatgtgcttctgatgatgggagCAAACGGGGCCAAACCCTGCATTGTCCCATGCACAACCATAAAGATGGCTTCAAGAGATATCTCTGCATTGCAGCTGAAGAAGGGGGTCCAGCGACAAGAACCCACGTTCCTAGCTACCCTTTGCATTGAAGAGATTGAGCGTTCTTCGGGTCCCATTCCAATGCCCGTGAAGGAGCTCATGAAGGAATTTGAGGATGTCATGCCGCAAGATATGCCGAAGTGA